The nucleotide sequence GCCCATGGGCTTCGGCCTGGCGATCGGCGTGCTGCTGGACGCCTTCCTGGTGCGCATGACCATCATCCCGGCGCTGATGACGCTGCTGGGGGAGAAGGCCTGGTGGTTCCCGCGCTGGCTCGATCGCATCCTGCCGAACGTGGATGTGGAGGGCGAGTCCCTGCAGCAGGGCAAGCCGCAGGCCGAGGCCCCGGCCTCGCGCGACGAGCGGCTGGCCCGGGAGGTTGTCGCCGCCGAGGAGGAGCAGGCCCTGGCCGGATCCTCCCGGTCCTCGCGGGGCAGGCACGCAGCCGAGTGAGCCGGGCCCTCGGCTGAGCGGCGCCCCGGGCCCCCGCGAGGGGACCCGGGGCGCCGCTCGTCCTGCTTCTCGCTTATCTTGACCAGCTCTGGATAACGCACCCGAAGGGTGCCATCATGGAGGCATGGAGACATCCGCCGACTGATCAGATCGATCGGGCTCCGCCAGACGCGGAGCGCAGGCTGATGGCGACGGAAGGAGCAGAACCATGGCTGAGGCATTCCCGAACAACGCCAAGTACACCCTGCCCGGACTGACCCCCGAGCAGGGCAACCGCATCGCGACGATCCTGCAGGACCGCCTGTGGGCCCTCAACGACCTTCAGCTCGTGCTCAAGCACGCGCACTGGAACGTTGTGGGCCGCAACTTCATCGGAGTCCACGAGATGCTGGATCCCCAGGTCGACGAGGTCCGCGCGGCCGTCGACGACATCGCCGAGCGCATCGCCGCGCTGGGCTACTCCCCGGACGGCCGCGCCAGCTCGCTGGTGCAGGGCCGCACC is from Kocuria palustris and encodes:
- a CDS encoding Dps family protein; the encoded protein is MAEAFPNNAKYTLPGLTPEQGNRIATILQDRLWALNDLQLVLKHAHWNVVGRNFIGVHEMLDPQVDEVRAAVDDIAERIAALGYSPDGRASSLVQGRTWDDYSVGRAGALEHLGALDLVYSGVIESHRKAIDEVGELDPVTEDMLISQTGGLEAFQWFVRAHLENDEGDLATRGATSENDAAQRAVGNG